The following coding sequences lie in one Lolium perenne isolate Kyuss_39 chromosome 2, Kyuss_2.0, whole genome shotgun sequence genomic window:
- the LOC127336592 gene encoding subtilisin-like protease SBT1.4 — translation MARPRCGAVCILLAVVFAAAAAAAEETERQSSYIVHVAHKHAPLLPGRGGLVATGAYGSFLRDHIPVHMSVPAPRVLYSYSHAATGFAARLTGRQAARLASQRSVLAVVPDATLQLHTTLTPSFLGLSASSGLLPASNGATDVVIGVMDSGVYPIDRDSFAADPSLPPLPHGKFRGSCVSAPSFNASAYCNGKLVGAKAFYEGYELQLGRLINETEESRSPLDTNGHGTHTASTAAGSAVADAALYGYAKGKAVGMAPGSRIASYKVCWKYGCMTSDVLAAFDEAIADGVDVISISLGSTGSAESFDMDSIAVGAFSAVRKGILVSASAGNSGPGESTARNVAPWLLTVGASTVNRRFAADVVLGNGDTFPGSSLYAGPPLGATKVPLIYGRTVGSKTCEAGKLNASLVAGKIVLCDPGVNFKQGDAVKLAGGVGAIFTSAKEMGEQAFGSPQILPATAVTFAAAKKIQKYISKNTSPMATIVFQGTVIGGPTPPSPRMASFSSRGPNVLAPEILKPDITAPGVEILAAWTGASSPSGLEWDTRRVQYNIVSGTSMSCPHVSGIAALLRQARPEWSPAAIKSALMTTAYNLDSTGGLIGDTSTGKASTPFGRGAGHVDPNRAVDPGLVYDAGAEDYITFLCALGYTDDQVAIFTRDGPATNCSAHAGSSVGDHNYPAFAAVFGSIKHKVITQRRVVRNVGGNTKATYNAMVTSPAGVRVTLNPRKLRFSVTKETQEYEITFTRAAGSIKEAYTFGSIVWSDGEHTVTSPITITWPSTSKIAEI, via the coding sequence ATGGCCCGACCACGATGCGGGGCTGTATGCATCCTGCTCGCCGTCGTTTtcgcagcggcagcggcagcggcggaggAAACAGAGAGGCAGTCCTCATACATTGTGCACGTCGCGCACAAGCACGCGCCGCTGCTGCCAGGCCGCGGCGGACTGGTAGCCACCGGAGCGTACGGCTCGTTCCTGCGTGACCACATCCCCGTGCACATGTCCGTCCCGGCGCCGAGGGTGCTCTACTCCTACTCCCACGCGGCGACGGGCTTCGCGGCGCGCCTCACGGGACGCCAGGCCGCGCGCCTAGCGTCCCAGCGTTCCGTCCTCGCCGTCGTTCCCGACGCGACGCTTCAGCTGCACACCACGCTGACGCCGTCCTTCCTCGGCCTCTCGGCTTCGTCCGGCTTGCTCCCGGCGTCCAACGGCGCCACGGACGTCGTCATTGGCGTCATGGACTCCGGCGTGTACCCCATCGACCGCGACTCGTTCGCGGCGGACCCGTCCCTGCCGCCGCTGCCGCACGGAAagttccgagggagctgcgtcTCGGCTCCATCGTTCAATGCCTCCGCGTACTGCAACGGCAAGCTCGTCGGCGCCAAGGCTTTCTACGAGGGTTACGAGCTTCAACTTGGTCGCCTGATCAACGAGACGGAGGAGTCGAGGTCACCGCTGGACACCAACGGCCATGGCACGCAcaccgcctccacggccgccggATCCGCCGTCGCGGACGCGGCCTTGTACGGCTACGCCAAAGGGAAAGCCGTGGGCATGGCCCCGGGCTCGCGCATCGCGTCCTACAAGGTGTGCTGGAAATACGGGTGCATGACCTCTGACGTCCTTGCCGCGTTTGACGAGGCCATCGCCGACGGGGTGGACGTCATCTCCATTTCGCTCGGCTCCACAGGCTCGGCAGAGTCGTTTGATATGGATAGCATCGCCGTTGGCGCCTTCAGCGCCGTCCGCAAGGGCATCCTAGTCTCGGCCTCCGCGGGAAACTCCGGTCCCGGCGAGTCTACTGCCCGCAATGTGGCGCCGTGGTTGCTCACAGTCGGCGCGTCAACCGTCAACCGCCGGTTCGCAGCGGACGTGGTTCTCGGCAACGGCGATACATTTCCAGGCTCTTCCTTGTACGCCGGCCCCCCGCTTGGCGCAACCAAGGTACCGCTGATATACGGCCGGACCGTCGGCTCAAAGACCTGTGAAGCCGGGAAGCTGAACGCCAGCCTGGTCGCCGGGAAGATCGTTCTATGCGACCCCGGCGTGAATTTCAAGCAAGGGGACGCTGTGAAACTCGCTGGCGGCGTGGGAGCCATCTTCACGAGCGCGAAAGAGATGGGCGAGCAGGCGTTCGGCAGCCCCCAAATCCTCCCCGCTACAGCCGTCACCTTCGCCGCCGCTAAGAAGATTCAGAAATACATAAGCAAGAATACATCCCCCATGGCGACGATCGTGTTCCAGGGCACCGTCATCGGTGGCCCGACACCTCCTTCCCCTAGAATGGCGTCCTTCTCGAGCCGCGGGCCAAACGTCCTCGCGCCGGAGATCCTCAAGCCGGACATCACCGCCCCCGGCGTGGAAATCCTCGCTGCTTGGACCGGCGCCAGCTCGCCTTCGGGCCTCGAGTGGGACACGAGGCGAGTGCAATACAACATCGTGTCAGGGACGTCCATGTCATGCCCGCACGTGAGCGGCATCGCGGCGTTGCTCCGGCAGGCCAGGCCGGAGTGGAGCCCCGCCGCCATTAAGTCTGCGCTGATGACCACCGCGTACAACTTAGACAGCACCGGCGGTCTCATCGGCGACACGTCCACCGGCAAGGCGTCCACGCCGTTCGGGCGCGGGGCGGGACACGTGGACCCCAACCGCGCCGTCGACCCAGGCCTGGTGTACGACGCCGGCGCTGAGGACTACATCACCTTCTTGTGTGCGCTCGGCTACACCGATGATCAGGTAGCCATCTTCACGAGGGATGGACCGGCGACCAACTGCTCCGCACACGCGGGCTCCTCCGTCGGCGACCACAACTACCCGGCCTTCGCGGCGGTGTTCGGCTCGATAAAACACAAGGTCATCACACAGCGCCGTGTGGTGCGCAATGTCGGCGGAAACACCAAGGCCACCTATAATGCCATGGTCACCAGCCCCGCCGGCGTGCGCGTCACGCTGAATCCGCGAAAGCTACGGTTCAGCGTGACCAAAGAGACGCAGGAGTACGAAATCACCTTCACGCGAGCTGCCGGGAGCATCAAGGAGGCCTACACTTTCGGGTCGATCGTGTGGAGCGACGGCGAGCACACGGTGACGAGCCCCATCACCATAACTTGGCCGTCGACGAGCAAAATAGCGGAGATATGA